From Phoenix dactylifera cultivar Barhee BC4 unplaced genomic scaffold, palm_55x_up_171113_PBpolish2nd_filt_p 002003F, whole genome shotgun sequence, a single genomic window includes:
- the LOC103712424 gene encoding agamous-like MADS-box protein AGL65 isoform X1, with translation MGRVKLKIKKLENSSGRQVTYSKRRAGILKKAKELSILCDIDLILLMFSPTGKPTLCVGDRSTIEEVVAKFAQLTPQERAKRKLESLEALKKTFKKLDHDVNIQDFMGSSSQTVEDLTNHLRSLQAQLSDVQKRLSYWTDPDKINDIDHIRAMEQSLRESLSRIQVHKENLGKQLVSLDCSSQFQNDIHLPLGLGGEHGPSPVAWLHSNDGQQMMLPEDPNLLPQRDIGCSTDTSIQSYSGYFNTGKQAEATEQLQEDSLHEFSQNACLRLQLGGQYPYQPYCQNLIGENTFKPDAENSLPESTIDYQVNHSEPPRPGYDASFQNWASTSGTCGVTIYDAQSYSRAQNGFP, from the exons ATGGGGAGGGTGAAGCTAAAGATCAAGAAATTGGAGAACAGCAGTGGTCGGCAGGTCACCTACTCGAAACGAAGGGCGGGAATATTGAAAAAGGCTAAGGAGCTATCGATATTGTGTGACATCGATCTCATCCTTCTCATGTTCTCACCCACTGGAAAGCCGACATTATGCGTCGGAGACCGGAG CACCATTGAGGAGGTTGTTGCAAAGTTTGCCCAACTAACTCCACAAGAAAGAGCAAAAAG GAAATTGGAGAGCCTCGAA GCACTGAAGAAGACATTCAAGAAACTGGACCATGATGTTAATATTCAAGATTTCATGGGTTCAAG CAGCCAAACGGTTGAG GACTTAACAAATCACTTACGGTCATTGCAAGCTCAACTATCAGATGTACAGAAGAGACTGAG TTATTGGACTGATCCTGATAAGATTAATGACATAGACCATATTAGGGCTATGGAACAATCTCTCAGGGAATCTCTCAGCCGCATACAGGTGCATAAG GAAAACCTTGGAAAGCAACTTGTATCTCTAGATTGCAGTAGCCAG TTTCAAAATGACATCCATCTACCCTTGGGATTAGGCGGTGAGCATGGTCCATCACCTGTAGCATGGCTTCATAGCAATGATGGCCAACAAATGATGCTTCCAGAAGACCCCAATTTACTACCTCAGAG AGATATCGGATGCTCCACAGACACATCTATTCAAAGTTATTCTGGTTACTTCAACACAGGTAAACAAGCAGAGGCCACTGAACAATTACAAGAGGATTCTTTGCATGAGTTCAGCCAAAATGCATGCTTGAGGCTGCAGCTAGGAGGCCAGTACCCTTACCAGCCCTATTGTCAGAATTTAATTGGGGAGAACACATTCAAGCCCGATGCAGAAAATAGCTTACCAGAAAGCACTATAGATTACCAAGTTAATCACTCTGAGCCACCCAGGCCTGGATATGATGCAAGCTTTCAGAATTGGGCTTCGACATCTGGGACATGTGGTGTTACCATATATGATGCCCAGTCATACTCCCGA GCACAAAATGGTTTTCCTTAA
- the LOC103712424 gene encoding agamous-like MADS-box protein AGL65 isoform X2, which yields MGRVKLKIKKLENSSGRQVTYSKRRAGILKKAKELSILCDIDLILLMFSPTGKPTLCVGDRSTIEEVVAKFAQLTPQERAKRKLESLEALKKTFKKLDHDVNIQDFMGSSQTVEDLTNHLRSLQAQLSDVQKRLSYWTDPDKINDIDHIRAMEQSLRESLSRIQVHKENLGKQLVSLDCSSQFQNDIHLPLGLGGEHGPSPVAWLHSNDGQQMMLPEDPNLLPQRDIGCSTDTSIQSYSGYFNTGKQAEATEQLQEDSLHEFSQNACLRLQLGGQYPYQPYCQNLIGENTFKPDAENSLPESTIDYQVNHSEPPRPGYDASFQNWASTSGTCGVTIYDAQSYSRAQNGFP from the exons ATGGGGAGGGTGAAGCTAAAGATCAAGAAATTGGAGAACAGCAGTGGTCGGCAGGTCACCTACTCGAAACGAAGGGCGGGAATATTGAAAAAGGCTAAGGAGCTATCGATATTGTGTGACATCGATCTCATCCTTCTCATGTTCTCACCCACTGGAAAGCCGACATTATGCGTCGGAGACCGGAG CACCATTGAGGAGGTTGTTGCAAAGTTTGCCCAACTAACTCCACAAGAAAGAGCAAAAAG GAAATTGGAGAGCCTCGAA GCACTGAAGAAGACATTCAAGAAACTGGACCATGATGTTAATATTCAAGATTTCATGGGTTCAAG CCAAACGGTTGAG GACTTAACAAATCACTTACGGTCATTGCAAGCTCAACTATCAGATGTACAGAAGAGACTGAG TTATTGGACTGATCCTGATAAGATTAATGACATAGACCATATTAGGGCTATGGAACAATCTCTCAGGGAATCTCTCAGCCGCATACAGGTGCATAAG GAAAACCTTGGAAAGCAACTTGTATCTCTAGATTGCAGTAGCCAG TTTCAAAATGACATCCATCTACCCTTGGGATTAGGCGGTGAGCATGGTCCATCACCTGTAGCATGGCTTCATAGCAATGATGGCCAACAAATGATGCTTCCAGAAGACCCCAATTTACTACCTCAGAG AGATATCGGATGCTCCACAGACACATCTATTCAAAGTTATTCTGGTTACTTCAACACAGGTAAACAAGCAGAGGCCACTGAACAATTACAAGAGGATTCTTTGCATGAGTTCAGCCAAAATGCATGCTTGAGGCTGCAGCTAGGAGGCCAGTACCCTTACCAGCCCTATTGTCAGAATTTAATTGGGGAGAACACATTCAAGCCCGATGCAGAAAATAGCTTACCAGAAAGCACTATAGATTACCAAGTTAATCACTCTGAGCCACCCAGGCCTGGATATGATGCAAGCTTTCAGAATTGGGCTTCGACATCTGGGACATGTGGTGTTACCATATATGATGCCCAGTCATACTCCCGA GCACAAAATGGTTTTCCTTAA
- the LOC120109303 gene encoding branchpoint-bridging protein-like translates to METPPEYSPALLRRLLLLLLVASSPSISSATVVIKDEDPLATTPPPPDGVACTVCAACDNPCQPLPSSPPPPPPSLPPPEPSTECPPPPSPPADVYYYSPPPPSQPDVEASPPPPSSAGSNCPPPPPNPLVPCFYCYSPSSFPSGSHQVGPLALVSSLLLSFLFSLCLLL, encoded by the coding sequence ATGGAGACACCTCCCGAATACTCACCGGCGCTTCTCCGccgtctcctccttctcctcctcgtcgCCTCTTCGCCGTCGATCTCGTCAGCGACGGTCGTGATCAAAGACGAAGACCCGTTGGCCACCACCCCGCCTCCCCCAGACGGGGTGGCCTGCACCGTATGCGCCGCCTGTGACAACCCCTGCCagcccctcccctcctcccctcctcctccgccgccgtcgcTGCCGCCGCCGGAACCCTCCACCGAGTGCCCTCCACCGCCTTCCCCTCCGGCCGATGTCTACTACTACTCCCCTCCACCGCCGTCGCAGCCAGATGTGGaagcctctcctcctcctccctcctccgccGGGAGCAACTGCCCTCCACCGCCGCCCAATCCTCTAGTTCCCTGCTTCTATTGTTACTCCCCCTCGTCATTCCCTTCTGGGTCCCACCAGGTGGGGCCTCTCGCTCtcgtctcttctcttcttctctccttcctcttctccctttgTCTTCTGTTGTAG